The genomic segment GCCTGCAAGTTGCATGACCACAATTTTTGTCTTCATAACCTTGACACCCAAACAGAAACCAGTCAACAAACAATGCGTGCATTCAATTCTCTGAAAACCTGTTTTGCCCGTGGGCCGTCGTCTGCGCTTAAAAGCCGGTTGTTGCAGCCCAGAGCTTCTTTACAGCTGAGGGCAGGGTGGCAGAAGGTAAACATCAGTGGCCTTTTCTATCCTATTTCAATGCAAATAAAACTAACAATTCACTTACACATATTGTAGCTATATTGCATATGTATATTTTGAAGTTCTTTTCATGGCTCACCATCTTCTCTGTTGTTTGACTTAAGTGTGGTCCAAGAAACACTGCAAGGATGAAAGTCTTCATTTTCCTTTTGCTGGGCTTGGCCGTTTCTTCTGCAGACACAGTAAGACTTTACTCATTGTTCAACTGCTTTACTCTAGAATTGACTTGAAATGCAACTGAAACTTTTCATGTTGTCAAGATGACTGATGTTGTATTAACAAGCAAACTGTTGAtgtgtttaaactttcttttttttttttttatttcaggacGAACTAGAAATAATAGACGTTGAGGGTCAGTTGcattatttttacttaatctaattgaaattgaaatttaaTAAGTAACAATTTTCACTTTACAAAGCAGCATCTcccatttctctctccctctctctctttgtagaAGTTGGTCAACCAAAGGACATTACGGAAATAAACAGGGGTAAATTTAAACATcttctgtttatatatatgttggGATATTTGTCGACTTGTTTTCATGGGGAACAGTGTCAGTAGCTACTAGTAGTGATTTTTCTATTGAAATATCATTTTTTTGTCTACTGTTTCATCTTAGCATTCAATTTACGTGATGATATTGTGGAGGTGAGTTGAGCATTTTTTAACAAATTATTCTAAGAGTGATAAATGTGTATGTATTCATCTTGTGTGACACCCAAAATATTTCAGGCACCAAACATTCAAAGGAGCTCCactaatgatgatgattatctATGGAAATCCCCAGTCCCATATATTTTGGGAAATGACCTTGGTAAATATAAAATTTATCTTGCGTGATAACCCTGAATTTTATGTGACATAGGACTTCACCTACGACATGTGTTCTTTAGATTGATGTTATGAAGTATATAACGTGTTTGTACACCAGGTGGTAGCCAGCAGTTTAGTAAGCATCATTAGTCGGAGGCTGTTGCCACATTGTAACCACATTTCACTTGAAAGAAAACCAGTAAGAGACTGAGTGTTTCCGAGTAATGCACTTCAGCAAGTGTACCTCAATctgaatttatttcatcatctcTTGGATTTGACCTGTGACGCGATTCCCTTGAACAATGGAAGAGATCAATGCTAAAGGAGTGACCCTGAGGGCCCTCGACGAGTACAGGCTCAAGTCATGCATTGACTTCAGACCAAGGAACGAAGAATACTATTACATCTCCGTCAGAAAGTTAAACGGGTATGTGTTGTGATTTTTTCCTGACACTTTTGATAGTCATTAACATAATGTATCATACAGAAATGTTATATAACATAAGAATATAATTCTCTGCTTTCCTCTGTCTTATATCTACACTGGAGTCTTTTGAGCGTTAACCAAAACAACAGATATGAAAAGCCACGTGGAGTTTTATTGTAACCAAAGTTTGTGTTCATTGTTATTTGCTGGGGGCCCTATCTTATACCTGGTGCAAATTAAAGGGAAACCCCTCATAAGTGTCTCAGCTAGTTTCGGAGTGATGCAGTTGTCATTTTCGAATTCAGCACCTGCATTGCTTAAATGGCAAATGCACTGGTGTCTAAGCACCCATCGCCGTATTGGTCTTAAAATGAGGTGTGGTCACAGACATTGCTGGTGCATTGCTATCTTGAAAACAAAATTGCTGTTGACCTGACAAAAACCCGATCTGAAGTAAATTACATGGAATTTCACAGTTTTTGTAAAGGATTCAGAAAAAGGGTTCAGGGAAGCGTTGTCTCTACCTACCTGGTAGATTTGCCACTGTATGGCTATCCACCTTGGCCTTTAAAACCATGCACCTGTGGATTCAGCCTATTTACATGCACGTGGCTTTGTCGGCACAAATTTGTATTTGCTCAGTTATCTAATGCTCTCATCCAAAAGGACAATTCATTAACTAAGATAAATCATATTTGAATATATTATGACTCTGTACTCAGATCTAGATCATTCTATGTCCCATTAAATCAATTTAGTGTTTAAGGCACTacattgattgaatttaaaaacatgacGGTATTGTATTAgtcaatgtatttgtttaattatACAAACTGTTaagtctttctctcttttagaTGCTATTCATATATTGGAAAGAGATTTAGTGGACAGAATATCTCCATCGGCAGTTATTGTGATTCAACCAGCATTGTTCAACATGAGTTTTTCCACGCTCTTGGCTTCTACCACGAACAAAGCCGCTATGACAGAGATGATCATGTAAAGATTCTATTTAAGAACATCCGAAAAGGTTATATTTCTTACATTCCTGCTCATTATATTCAGTGTTTTATCTTATATATATTACAGGTGTTAAGGTGCATAAGGGTCCTAAAGTATTACAAATGTACTAATGAATGAATTATCTAATCCATGAATAGTTTTCTCTAAAAATGAATTAGTGAGTTCATCTCAACCATCTATGCTGCTCTTTAGGTTTTCAATAtggtatattattattaatgaatttgaacattcaattttctttttatacattATCTAGGTTATGAGCACAACTTTAGGAAAGTTAATAAGACAGACAGCACGGTTTCGGGACTCCCATATGACTACAACTCAGTGATGCACTATGGCTCTGGAGCATTCTCCAATGGAGGCGGGTCTACAATTGTCACCGAAGATCCAAAGTTCCagaatgtgattggtcaaagaCTGCAAATGAGTCCAATCGATGTTAAGGAGTTGAACCGCCGCTACAAATGCAGTAAGAGCTTGGTGTTAGATGTTTTGGGAATGTGTGTTTCAATGactaaaatctgtgaaataataCGCTTATAATACAAAATCCTCTTTTATCCACAAGAGTACTTGTTGACACTTTTACTTATatctgaaaatgtaataatcCTATTTGTTATCCGGCTTTATCCCTATTTCTTGAAATATGTTGCCAAACTAAGTTATTAATATGATCATTATCAGTTCCCTGGTTGAAGTTTGAAGCAGGCTTTGGCAactacaatgaaataaaatgcaCTTTTTTCAGTTTATGGTGGTTGCTACCTGCCCCACCACAAGCAATTGTTATTCATTTGTATATTGACTATTTCTTGGCTGGACTAGTAATTCTCTTGGTGCTCCCCTGGATCAACTGTTTGGACCCAAGATGAGACATTTCTGCCAATATGTATAACAGGATTACGATGCTGATAGAGTGGTGGGTAAAGTGTTTCAGGCCACAACACActcctggagtttcaggggtaaacagtgttggagccaaatccaatacaattgaggtaactggtgaccacttcttccaacgtaataaaacagaaaaacttaacatgcctccatactacttgtgtggtgtcatcacATTGATCACatgccccgacattcatattcgactcgaaccggtgtcatttacactgtgtttttagcccaaatgtcctctgatagTCTCTTGGGAGCCAGGTTAGTGTATGCACGGGTATGCACCTCGGAACACCGCACACGAGAACCCAAGGGAACGCATGGGGTGAACATTCATGTGGCTACGTCCACAAGCTTAGCCACTTccagtggacttttaggcttaaaacttgCGGACACTTGTATGACTCCACACCAGCAGtgtttttatctgttgttttattaggTCTGAAGAAGCGGTCACAAAGtacttcagttgtattggattcggctgcaacactggactcaaacccttctctcacccctccattggcattatagtgaatGGAAaaagagtgaattttcatttttcagtgaactgtCCTTTGGGGTCTGACGTTAGTGTCATGCTGCACAAATATGAAGTTACTTGTCAGTTTATAGCCACAGAACACAGTACAGTACATAGCTGTAAATAAGGCAGAGATTGTGAGGCCGAGCAAGTTCCAGGTTCCTAAAGGGGAGCTGTATAATCTAATGCAGTTGTTGTTCATGCAACAGAAAAGGTGTTTTGAGAAAATCGAACAATGAAAATGAGATACATTTTGATCTCATTACTCCCATtcaattttgtttgtatttcaaggcactttacatagtgaGGTTGAGAACTTAAAACTaacagagaaacccaacagttcccacaatgagcctTTCAATCAACACTTTGGAGACTGAAAAAACTCCCCTTTAACAGGAAGTAACCTCTAACAGAACCAGAGTCAGTGTGAACGGCCATGTTTGGGATGAGTGGAGAAAAATGTAGAAGAGAGGAGAGTTGGGTGGAAAGGAGGGGAAACACAAGAATTCATTGTGTAACCATCATATTTAAGCTCTGCATGTCAGACTGGTTGTAATGATGAGGATGGAGTCAAACCTGcagaatgagagggagagaagactTGAATACACTTATTCCCCCCCCCATGTCAGTACATCGTATTAAATGCTTTGTTCTTCGTTCACCTCAACAGAGAACACCACTGCATTCCACatgttctgcagcttctctaaTGAGAGCATGTGTGGAATGAACAGCTGCTCAAACAGTAGCAATGACACTGGCTGGGAAATGGTAAAACAAGCACAGGGTGGACCTGAAACTGACCACACCACTCTACCCACTGCCAGCAGTAAGAATGGTAAGAGCTCAACATTTTCTAAATCGACATGTTTTTctattctcttctttctttcaagTAGGACATACAGCTTTCAGGAAAATATTGTAATGTAAACGTCACATATATGATTTACTTAAATTATACATCAtataattaagattaagataattAAGATTGTACTACATTCTAGGTACAGAAGGTTATTTCATGCATGCTAGCACAGCAAGCGGTGAGGAAGGTAAAACCTCACAGCTGGAGACCAAGATGATGGAGCCAACCAGGGAGTGTCATGTCCAGTGTCTCCAGTTCTATTATTACCACAGTGGGAGCGAGTCAGACATACTGAACATCTGGATCAGAGAGTTTGACGATCAATACGACCTTGAGGGAACCCGCCGCCTCATGGGACAGATCACTGGTAATGTCAGACTGTGTTATTATCAGTCTCATCTAAATGGTATGCAAGATTCTGATGGACTGTGACATTTCCTTCCCTCCAGGTCCTCAAACATCTCACTGGCGCATCCATCATGTTTCCCTGAATGCCACCAAGCACTTCCAGGTGGAGTTTGAGGCTCGTACAGGAGCAGGGAACTCTTCAGGCGGTTTCTCAATTGATGACATCAATTTGTCCGAGATCGAGTGTCCACATGGGTCCTTGCAGATAGATAATTATATGGAGAGAAGCAACAATACAGCTACAATCTACAGCCCACAGCAGTACACCATAGACGGCTATGCCTACCGTATAGCAGTACAGTTTAAGGGATCCTACTTTTCACTGTTTATGCAAATGTTGTCAGGCGAAAATGATGAGAAGCTGCAGTGGCCTTGCTTACAAAGGCAAATGACTCTACGAATGCTGGATCAGACAACAAACTTACAGCTGCACATGTCACTTGACAGAAGTTTCACCACGAGCCCAAATCATGTCAACAACTTAGGTAAACTGACGAAAACATGAACAATTCCCtctaaaaaaaactatgcattCACCACCTTAGCACGTGATATGCCAGTGTTTCCTCCCTTGCCATGTATATTTATTGTTCTATCCTTTTTGGAAACAGGTTTAAGTCCGTGGGACAATCCTCGTAAGAATGGAACTGAAGTCGTTGATGAGAATAATCAGACTGCCTTGGCCGGAACATTGTATGGCTACAGAACTTTTGCATATATTGATCTAATTCAATCCAGAAACTACGTCAAGGGAGACAGTTTGATTATAACCTTCAGCTTCCAAggcaagtgaatttaaatagtTGTCTCTGCTTGGAATTTTACACCAAACATATTTTAagcatttaaatcaatttaacaTTGAGTGGACGTTTTGTTGCATGCTGTTactaaaatattatttttttctagaTCTCAATGCCTTGATAAATGAAAGTGCTTTACCATGTCCTGAGCTGGCACCAGGGAAGATTGCACATCATCCCATGGATCTAGATAGTGGCCCATGTGTACCACGGTAAGACATTGAGTACATTTTCAGCACTGAGTTATCTCCTCATTATAACGTTTTAAAAAAGCTGTGAAATTTGTGAGACACCTTTAAAGTCATGCAATGTCTTTTACAGGATCGCCCCCGTCACccgaccacctcctcctccaacaaAGCCTCCTAAAACAACTGATGACAAAAGGTATTCAGATATACTAACAAATGTTAAACTTGTTGAACACTGAATTTGTAAAAGCTTAATTTGATGCTGTTTAGCAACTTACATAAACAGGTCTGTTGGGGtctgttaaaggttcagtgagtagaattagtgacatctagtggtgactGTTCACgatgcagctgaacacccctcacttcagcctccccttccaaacatgaaagagaacctgtggtagccttcagttttcataaaaactcaaacagtgtttagtttgtccagtctgggcaaCTGTACAAAAACTttgcggcctccgtagagagggacccgctcccaatgtaaatataaagtgtttaaagaTAAATGACCCATTCTAGGGTCAATTAGGGAATCTAGGGAATTTattcaatttagatgaaacacaccagtgaaaacatcaccaggattatGTGATATTCAATTACTGTCAATAGATCCCGTTTACCTAAATGGCACAGTGAACCTTTAAgcaagaaaattaaataaactgcaAAAATATGAATAAGGATATAAGGGAAGACCCAGAATAAGAGTACAGTTGGAATTTGTTATATGCTAGCTTCAGCAGCGAATCAATTGTCACTGTTAAATCCAACAGATATtatttcaattaattaattatttcctcTCTGTTAAAGCATCTTTGGCTTCTCTCCTGCAATGGTGGCTTCTCCTGTCCTCACCCTGCTGCTCGCACTGATGCTTTCAATGCCATGATGGACAGGACCAGCAATTGGCCTTGATTGCTTATTCAAACCAAGGCTGTACTGGGAGACACTGGTCAGGGATACATGGTTCATTGAGACCAGTCCCTTGCTCTTGTGTCTTCAACAAGAGGGAATTGAAGAAATgcctacaataaaaaaaaattgcagtgTGTGGTGGGATCGTATACTTTTGTTAGTTGTGCATGCCGATGATCATTTATGGATTATTCTTTAAAAtatgtttggttgtttgtgggATATCATGTAAAACTATATTTCTTTAAGGATAAAATTAGAACATATACGAAAATACTATAAGCTAACTATTGAAATACTGATATACTGTATACATGTTATTGATTAAAGATACTAATTGTGTTGTTTAAGAATTTCTTTACTTAATAAAGATGTGGTGGTTATGGAGACTTAGTCCTGGCTCTCGATTCTTTGGAGGAATCCACCTCTATTTCTGAGTTGGATGTTATTATAATTAAGAATGAATAAAATACGCATAAGAAATGTCATCTGCTGTGCACATGGGTCATGTAAACAAATAGAATCTATGACAATAATGACACTCGGTGAAATGCATACCACCGCTAATCAACCGGAGTAACAAGACGTGATTGGTCAGCGTCTAGAAATGAGCTCCAATGCTGTACGGAATCTCAAACAGCTTTACAACTGCAGTAAGTATTTTACCACACAATTTTATCTAATTGTGGTATTTTTGCGCAGAAGATGACAAACTTGTGCTATTTAATGGGACAGATCACAGGTCAAATGACATGGCATGGTTGATGACCTCAGCCTGTTTGAAGCCGAGGGTCCACATCATGTCTGGCACATTCCCAACTTTGACCACTTTCTGATAGACAGCAGCATCGGCACAAGCTTACTGAGCCCACGCTTCTTAACCAGACAGGGCTAtggcctccagctcctgctgtaTCGCTACCCCGACCACTTCATTTGATGGTACGTGGTTTATGCATCTGCATGTTCACTAAACCTTAAGTTCATGGTGCTGATGTTTTAAAGACTGCTCCATTACATTTGATAGATGCATAACTAGGAACGATTTAACTCCAGCAGTGTTAATGTTCAATCCTGCTGTGTCATTGTGCCTGGATGAGTTACAGGGAAGTTAAACCACAACCAGTTTATGTAAATTAATACATATTCAGTCTATCAGCAACAGACTGTACGCTAAAACCTTTCTTATTATGACTTTATATATtaaacacttttatttacagATCTATCGAAACTGTGACTGAATGGCTGGGACCTCCCTGAGCCTCAGAGCTGGTCGAACTTGAGCCTTGTGACTCTGATGCAGACAGACCATAAGGGAGACTGCTTAAACCAACAGTAAGAGATGCAGCTAAcaaggaaaagaacaaatacagtTTGTTTAAAGATATGTACACATGTACTGAGTCACTGGAGATGGAATGCCAAAGGATGTGAAAATGCCTGTTAAACCAAACCAGTAATAACCCCCTACGTCTTCTGGCAGGATGGGAAACAGTACAACAACTCTCATTCTTTCTTATACATCATCATCTGCAGTCAGGTACAATGATCTTTGTGTCAGTCAATGGCAGCTTCTTTACCGTCTTTACTTAGATcctttaataataaaatgttatttaactaTTATGGAAAACAACGTATCACTGGCAAaatcacaaatatataaaatttgaaataataactTCATGATTTTGGTCAGTCTGTCAACAGACAACTCAATTTTATTGATTTAGCCAATTCATATTACAATTTAACAATGTTCTAAAATGCATTCTACACATTGATAGCAATGCACTTCCGACTTGCCCTTAAGTCAATGAAACTATAGTTTTACTCAAACAATTCTTTGTTGTAACCACCATGTTGTCTCCCCAGTCTTCCAACAGGAACCATGATTCCCATGGTGACAGCCTCACTGGCCCTGATGGCAGGAACCCTCCGCTTGACACCCTGAAAATGTCAGCTTTCTACTTTAATATGAAATTAGTACATAATTGGTATATAACAAGATTTTACTCCAAAGTACAGGAAGGTATGTGtgaatttttaatttcataccATACATTTGCCAATAAACTACTTTTAAAGACAACAGGGAAATGACCAACAGCTTGGGGTATAAATATAATGCTAATAACTAATACCTActttaagttttaaaaaattaatATATGTCTTACAGTTTGacttactgtttgtgtgtgtgtgtgtgtgtgtgtgtgtgtgtgtgtgtgtgtgtgtgtgtgtgtgtgtgtgtgtgtgtgtgtgtgtgtgtgtgtgtgtgtgtgtgtgcaggagaggaggctcTGCGGCTGATCTTTAAGGACTAGATGTTGGACAGAGACTTCATGCTGCTCTATGAATATGGAATCCAGCATCTGTCTGTGATCCAGATGGCGTTGAAGGTTCCTGGAGGACTGATGGCCTGACAGAGACGACGTCCTCCCGTACCACCACTGTGCTGCCTCACGaagctacttcctgtttacaaatGTCAAACCTTTATTCCAATAAACCTTTTAGCCATGTTCCCAAGTTGCCTTGAAATATGTTTGAAAAGTTGCTGTTGCGCGGAATAAAACCTGGTGCTCTGTAATGTCTCATCTTTGATCAGTGTGTGGGTATTAGGAGGTTAAAGTGAAGCCTCAAGACTCTTTAACTTTAATACATCTAAAAGGAACAAGTAGTTTGACTGAAGGCTCTAACATGGATCCCTGCAAAGCCTCTACCGACCTCCATCAACAAAACAGGGAATAATAGTTATTCCATTGCACCAAATCAGGTCCTATGGGATTTTATACCTTTTTAGATGAATAACGTAACAATAAAAAATTGTCTacacatgagagaaaacaaacaaatgtatggGTTAACTATATGTGTTAAAACTCTGCTCTAGAAATGGTACCACTCTGGAAAGGGTCACCAGCTATAAGTACCTAGGCATTTGGGTTGATGAGAAACTCGATTTTAAACCACATTTGAGTCAACTCGTAAAAAAGCTAAGAAAAAAATTGGGCTTTCTCTATAGAAATAGGTTCTGTTTCACTTTCCAAGCCAGAAAACGCAttattgagtctgtttttatatcagtttTAGATTACGGTGATGTAATTTATGGAAATACATCCCACAGCACACTGTAATCTCTGGATGCTGTATACCATTCTGCTCTGCGTTTTATCACAGGAGACCGCTATGGCACACACCACTGTACTCTCTATAACAAGGTTGGCTGGCCAGCCCTGTCTGAAAAAAGGGATGGTCAttggaagatttatatttacaaaacaatcattgggctactgccactatatctctcctctctcatcagctggaattctaatacccacaatactcgctcccagagctggctttcattGTATGTacctcgtgttaagaccaacttggggaagacatCTTTCTATTATAAAGCACCCTACatctggaatgaggtccaataatctttaaagttgcgctcatttgtttcattgacagagttttcgagtctggtctcatgtacagctgacttctcctgcaatgactgtaactgctagttgactttgccatagtattttattgacgaattgtttcataccttgtattactgtgtatatatatatgcatatttatttcattcctatttattcaatgtattaacttttaatgtatcaacttttttattgtaccctcggcaccattgaaaatgagggtcttatccctcaatgtgtcttccgaggcttaaataaatattcaatcaatgtGTACAAGTATGATCTACAGATGAGACTTCAATGTGAAGAAGTGTCAcggttatttttataattctttCTCATTGCCCATCAAAATATCGAATCTAAAAATGATCAACATTGTAACAAAgtctattcatttattgattatttaattaatttgtaaataaatgcattaatgcatgtgtttttctcaattttttattaattcataaaatgatttattaccATTTCCTTGTCACTTGTGCTCTTCCATGGAACTAAGTGTGTCACTTAACAGGTTCATTTCATTCTCCCATGCTTAGCTGCGTTCAGGTTCTGCATGGAACGAATCCAAGGTGTGTCTCAGACCAATTAGCTTCCAGTTCCTGGACTATTTTTAGAGCTGTCTTTTATTGAAAACTCATATTCAGTTTCCTTGTAAGAAACTTGTGGGAATTATTTCTCGTACGAGGTGTCTGCTAATTAAAGCaattattcagaaacacaccgagccacagcagcagcaagtgaaagtgaaagagcTCCTGCAGTGTCCCCCATTCACTACAGTTACTGCAGAGTGAATGATCCTGCTGCCTGTGGCCCGATTgattaacatgggcgcggaaaggaggTGCACAGCTTTCGAGGCGCTCTGCAGTGCTTCTGCCTCCGTTGTGTCCCTGGGGCTAGAGGACAATGGTGTGACGTTACTGCATTGGTTAAAGTATGTATCATGTCATTATAAATCAGCCTCTTGTGGCGACCTCttggcattttgcgc from the Limanda limanda chromosome 11, fLimLim1.1, whole genome shotgun sequence genome contains:
- the LOC133013936 gene encoding meprin A subunit beta-like, with the protein product MLDRDFMLLYEYGIQHLSVIQMVLKDGKQYNNSHSFLCIIICSQAPNIQRSSTNDDDYLWKSPVPYILGNDLEINAKGVTLRALDEYRLKSCIDFRPRNEEYYYISVRKLNGCYSYIGKRFSGQNISIGSYCDSTSIVQHEFFHALGFYHEQSRYDRDDHVKILFKNIRKGYEHNFRKVNKTDSTVSGLPYDYNSVMHYGSGAFSNGGGSTIVTEDPKFQNVIGQRLQMSPIDVKELNRRYKCKNTTAFHMFCSFSNESMCGMNSCSNSSNDTGWEMVKQAQGGPETDHTTLPTASSKNGTEGYFMHASTASGEEGKTSQLETKMMEPTRECHVQCLQFYYYHSGSESDILNIWIREFDDQYDLEGTRRLMGQITGPQTSHWRIHHVSLNATKHFQVEFEARTGAGNSSGGFSIDDINLSEIECPHGSLQIDNYMERSNNTATIYSPQQYTIDGYAYRIAVQFKGSYFSLFMQMLSGENDEKLQWPCLQRQMTLRMLDQTTNLQLHMSLDRSFTTSPNHVNNLGLSPWDNPRKNGTEVVDENNQTALAGTLYGYRTFAYIDLIQSRNYVKGDSLIITFSFQDLNALINESALPCPELAPGKIAHHPMDLDSGPCVPRIAPVTRPPPPPTKPPKTTDDKSLFEAEGPHHVWHIPNFDHFLIDSSIGTSLLSPRFLTRQGYGLQLLLYRYPDHFI